The region CCAGCCACAGCAAATGTCGCGGGTTTTTGGCCCCCTAGCGCGGTATCGGTTCTACGAATCGAAGGATAATAACCGTAATTGGGAACTTGACTTCAACCGGCCCAACGTACCCGCCTGGAATTACATCTGCCGCAACGTTCGGGATTGTCAGCAGAAATATAATTTCGACTTCATGCGGGGCGATATGGCCCATGTACAGCTTCGGCCAGAGGGTGTGCCTGCCACGCCCGATGCGTTTTATGATCCGTTGCGGGCTATAAAAAAGTACGTACAGCAAAGTGTACCGTATTATGCATTTTTTGCCGAGACCTTTCTGGCTCCGCCCGATACCATGGGCTATGGCAACGAACTCGATCATCTCGAAGCCATCGAAGCCGACTCAACCCTTGGCGATCTGCAATCAATGGTTGTTGGCTCACCGACTTTCAAAAAACACTTTGCCGACTATGCCGATTATCTGAAAACGCGCCGGTTCGCCCCGAACTTTACGGTCATGACTGCCGATAAAGACGACCCGCGTTTTGATGAGTTTTACCGCAGCGGAAATCTGTTTCGGTATTTCACGTCACTCTTTCTGACCGATATGCCGAGCTATGTAGGACTGGGCTTTGAGGTGCGAAACCGGCACGAGGAGCGGGGTGAAAATGAAGAATACTCGAAACTCTACGTATTTCAGATCGAAGACGACCGCCAGCCGGATAAAGTGACGCACGGGCCGTTTGTCTGGGGGCAAAACGCCGAACAGTTTACCGCTATTGGCCGGATACGTGCCTTTGCCGAAGGTATCTGGCCTGACATAGCGGGAAAAGAGACGCGTTGGCTGGTAGGTCCCAATGATGGGAAAAACTACATCGTCTGGACACATGCCGAGCCAACTGGCTACACATTTGTCGCAAGTATGACAGGCGATTTGCCAAAAGCGGGCTCAGGCCTCGTTGCCGGAAACGTCATTTTTGAGGAACAGGGCTGCCAGGTTTACAGACTCTCCTAGATTGTTGCTGCGACAACGGCATAGCTAACTACTTGAATCGTACCTTTACCGTATGAATCGCAATGTACTCGACGGCCTTAATTTTGCATCTCGTTGCTATTCTGAACGAGTATTTTTTCTTGTCGACTGTTAAAAATGGCTCGTGATTTATTTCATCAACTTGTTCGAGAAGCGCTTGAGGCCGATGAGTGGACGATTACCCATGACCCATTTGTACTAAAGTCAGGCGGTTTGAGAATGGAAGTCGATCTAGCAGCAGAACAAGTATTCGCTGCCGAACGAGAAACTGAACAAATTGTAATTGAGGTAAAGAGCTTCATTGGTAAATCAAAATTAAATGACTTTTACGAAGCAAAGGGTCAGTATGATTTGTATAGGCGCGGTTTGCGAAAAGAAGGCATTCAACGAAAACTCTATCTGGCAATCGACGTTGATATATTTGAGTCATTCTTTCAAAAAACACTGATTGCTGAAACGCTGGAAGAAGAGTCTATTTCATTGATAGTCTATGAAATATCAACCAAACGAATCGTGCAATGGATAACTCGGTAACCACCTATCGTAACATCGTCATAAACTTGTTGGAGTCATACGCGAATATGCCTTCTGGCAACCCAACCAGTAATGAACTTGAAGAGCAACTGATTCTGGATACGCAGCGTGATCATTATCAGATATTAACTATTGGTTGGGAAAATGGTCGGCGAG is a window of Spirosoma linguale DSM 74 DNA encoding:
- a CDS encoding XisH protein (PFAM: XisH protein~KEGG: neu:NE1909 diguanylate cyclase/phosphodiesterase), whose protein sequence is MARDLFHQLVREALEADEWTITHDPFVLKSGGLRMEVDLAAEQVFAAERETEQIVIEVKSFIGKSKLNDFYEAKGQYDLYRRGLRKEGIQRKLYLAIDVDIFESFFQKTLIAETLEEESISLIVYEISTKRIVQWITR